The window TATTTCGCATTATGTGAATACCCATATAGACTGGCTAAGATCATTATAAATTGTGTGACGTTACCACTGGCCTTGGTAGTCCCCATTATGCGAATATGGGTAGAGTCGGGGCTCTTCGATTTACTAAGGCACCTAGCAGAAATCGACCGACACAGCGGAGATAATGCAGTCTCTGTAGAGCTGAAATACAAGGAACCAATAGATCTTTCACATAATGAGAACTTCTCACTAAATTTTCTTTTATTTGATCTTATATTCCGCATTATTTTGGACAATTAGGTAATTATAAGTGGGTAGGTATTGAGGGATAGACTGATCTGTATGATAGCAGGTCACACGATGGAGGATCCCGATGAGGAATTCAGATAAAGCAAACAATCAGGATCAGTTGTCGAGACGAATAGTCAGGAAGGCGGCGGAAGCAACACACCGTCTAGGATACATTCAGAGGTAATCACAAATGAGTACAGACGATAGAAACTATGTAGAAAAGTTCCGTTCTGAAACCAATCCCATAGTTTTCGCAGGGGGCGTATTACTGACAGTCGCGATAATCGCAGCACTGGGCGCAAAGCCGGCTGTCACCGGAGAATTCCTTTCATCGGCCAATTCTTGGGTTGTCTCGAACCTAGGTTGGTTCTATCTCTGGGTGATTTTCCTAGCCTTCGTGTTCGCAATATTCCTCCTCTTAGGTCCGTGGGGACAAATCAAGCTGGGGTCTCCAGATGAAGAACCGGAGTTCTCTTACTGGAAGTATTTCGTAATGATGTTTACAGCCGGAATGGCTGGCGGCCTCGCCTTCTGGGGACCAGGGGAAGGTCTCGTCCATTATAGTACAGCACCACCATTACTGGAGGCAGGTGCTGGGACACAGGAGATTATGCCCGGTGCGTTACAGTATGCGATCTTCCACACCGGCCTCTCTCCGTGGTCTGTATACGTGGTTTTTGGAGTAGTAATAGCGTTCTTCGCGTACCGCCGAGGAGCCTCACTCAGACCTGCAGTCCTCTTAGCACCATTCATCGGTGCTGATAATTTAGATGGCTTCCTCGGAAAATCCGTTGACATCCTAATCACGGTGATTTCTGTCGCTGGTATCACCGTATCATTCGGAGCGGGCATCACACAACTCCTGTCAGGACTCGGTTACAACTGGGGAATTGAGGTAGGAGACATCGGCACGGTCGTGATCACATTGTTAGCTACGATCGTTGTCACAACTTCGGCGTCGCTCGGCATCAGACGTGGCATCCGGCGATTAGCCACCTTCAACATCTACCTCTTCATCGGATTGATGCTCTCGGTGCTAATATTTGGTCCACTGACGTTCCTTCTAAACCTTGGAACACTAACAGTTTCAAGCTACTTTACCAACTTCATCGAAATGAGCCTATTTATCGG is drawn from Halobellus limi and contains these coding sequences:
- a CDS encoding BCCT family transporter, coding for MSTDDRNYVEKFRSETNPIVFAGGVLLTVAIIAALGAKPAVTGEFLSSANSWVVSNLGWFYLWVIFLAFVFAIFLLLGPWGQIKLGSPDEEPEFSYWKYFVMMFTAGMAGGLAFWGPGEGLVHYSTAPPLLEAGAGTQEIMPGALQYAIFHTGLSPWSVYVVFGVVIAFFAYRRGASLRPAVLLAPFIGADNLDGFLGKSVDILITVISVAGITVSFGAGITQLLSGLGYNWGIEVGDIGTVVITLLATIVVTTSASLGIRRGIRRLATFNIYLFIGLMLSVLIFGPLTFLLNLGTLTVSSYFTNFIEMSLFIGSSPEAVQWLSSWTLFFWPWWLSFGPMIGIFIARISRGRKIREVVFAALVVAFAITVPWFVTMSGTSIWLQSTGQADLMAVFGEYGVEAIGFSLFEALMPFPQVFSALFLLLVFSFLATTIDSSTLSVAMLTVDGNEDPSTINRVIWGVLIGLLTSILMVVGGFGALQAFIILVGLPSAILCAVALIGMTIEFEREFPVILSSKTWEMQSEEVSTEAGEQKLAGEADD